One segment of Actinomycetota bacterium DNA contains the following:
- a CDS encoding 1-acyl-sn-glycerol-3-phosphate acyltransferase: RSITDEIMYELMLLTGQEYVDEYAAKVKDQIKKAAAENPAEPKPLQKAG, from the coding sequence CGCTCCATCACCGACGAGATCATGTACGAGCTGATGCTCCTCACCGGGCAGGAGTACGTCGACGAGTACGCCGCCAAGGTGAAGGATCAGATCAAGAAGGCGGCCGCGGAGAACCCGGCCGAGCCCAAGCCCTTACAGAAGGCCGGCTGA